A part of Lepisosteus oculatus isolate fLepOcu1 chromosome 16, fLepOcu1.hap2, whole genome shotgun sequence genomic DNA contains:
- the matn4 gene encoding matrilin-4 isoform X2, which yields MKLLLLLALVAFLEARPQRPADSKCKTGPIDLVFIIDSSRSVRPFEFETMRKFMIDIIHTLEVGANATRVGVVQYSSQVQNVFSLKSFTRKADMVKAINEIIPLAQGTMTGLAIQYAMSVAFSPEEGARRGVPSVAVIVTDGRPQDRVAEVAAQARDRKIEIYAVGVARADMMSLRAMASPPLKDHVFLVESFDLIHQFGLQFQDKLCGVDLCTEMDHGCQHICVSSPGSYHCECRAGYTLNTDSKTCSAIDLCAGGKHNCEQICVSSPGSYTCRCRAGFYLNQDKMTCTMEDLCNTVEHGCEHRCVSAPGSYHCVCPEGQLLQEDGKSCSTCRSANIDLVMVIDGSKSVRPQNFELVKQFVNQVVDSLDVSAHGTRVGLVQYSSRVRTEFPLSQYKSAEDIKNAVLKVEYMEKGTMTGLALKHLVENSFSEAEGARPPSKGIPRVGLVFTDGRSQDDITEWAKKAKDAGITMYAVGVGKALEEELREIASEPVDKHFFYTTDFTAINQIAENLKLNICAEESQGEIEVKDPCACESLVEFQQSTLSTLEQLTQKLAGMTARLEDLENQLLSRK from the exons ATGAAGCTGCTTCTCCTCCTCGCCCTGGTTGCATTCCTGGAGGCCAGGCCACAGCGACCAG CAGACAGCAAATGCAAGACGGGGCCTATCGACTTGGTGTTCATCATCGACAGCTCGCGCAGCGTGCGGCCCTTTGAATTCGAGACCATGCGCAAATTCATGATTGACATCATCCACACGCTGGAGGTGGGCGCCAATGCCACCAGAGTGGGCGTGGTGCAGTACTCCAGCCAGGTGCAGAACGTCTTCTCGCTCAAGAGCTTCACGCGCAAGGCCGACATGGTGAAGGCCATCAACGAGATCATCCCACTGGCGCAGGGCACCATGACGGGGCTGGCCATCCAGTATGCCATGAGCGTCGCGTTCTCGCCTGAGGAGGGGGCACGGCGCGGCGTCCCCAGCGTGGCGGTGATCGTGACGGACGGGCGACCACAGGACCGGGTGGCAGAAGTGGCCGCCCAGGCGCGAGACCGAAAGATCGAGATCTATGCTGTGGGAGTGGCCAGAGCTGACATGATGTCTCTGCGCGCCATGGCCTCCCCGCCTCTGAAGGACCATGTCTTCCTGGTGGAGTCCTTCGACCTCATCCACCAGTTTGGCCTGCAGTTCCAGGACAAGCTCTGCG GTGTGGATTTGTGCACCGAGATGGACCACGGCTGTCAGCACATCTGTGTGAGCTCTCCTGGGTCGTACCACTGTGAATGCCGTGCAGGGTATACCCTGAATACTGACAGCAAGACCTGCTCAG CCATCGACCTGTGTGCAGGGGGCAAGCACAACTGTGAGCAGATCTGCGTCAGCTCTCCAGGGTCCTACACCTGCCGCTGCCGGGCTGGCTTCTACCTGAACCAGGACAAGATGACGTGCACAA TGGAGGACCTGTGTAACACCGTGGAGCACGGCTGTGAGCACCGCTGCGTCAGCGCCCCCGGCTCCTACCACTGTGTCTGCCCTGAGggccagctgctgcaggagGATGGGAAAAGCTGCAGCA CCTGCAGGAGCGCCAATATCGACCTGGTGATGGTCATCGATGGCTCGAAGAGCGTGCGCCCACAGAACTTCGAGCTGGTGAAGCAGTTTGTGAACCAGGTTGTGGATTCTCTGGACGTCTCGGCCCACGGCACACGGGTGGGGCTGGTCCAGTACTCAAGCCGAGTGCGTACCGAGTTTCCACTCAGCCAGTACAAGAGTGCTGAGGACATCAAGAATGCCGTGCTGAAGGTAGAGTACATGGAGAAGGGCACTATGACCGGGCTGGCGCTCAAACACCTGGTGGAGAACAGCTTCTCTGAAGCCGAGGGTGCTCGTCCACCCAGCAAGGGCATCCCCAGAGTCGGCCTGGTGTTCACCGATGGGCGATCCCAGGATGACATCACTGAGTGGGCTAAGAAGGCCAAGGATGCTG GCATCACCATGTACGCGGTGGGGGTGGGCAAAGCAttggaggaggagctgagggAAATTGCCTCCGAGCCGGTGGACAAGCACTTCTTCTACACCACTGACTTCACTGCCATCAACCAGATCGCGGAGAACCTCAAACTCAACATCTGCGCAG AGGAGAGCCAGGGCGAGATTGAGGTGAAGGACCCATGTGCCTGCGAGAGCTTGGTGGAGTTCCAGCAAAGCACCTTGAGCACCCTGGAGCAGCTGACACAGAA ACTGGCAGGGATGACGGCCCGGCTGGAAGATCTGGAGAACCAGCTGCTGTCCAGGAAGTGA
- the LOC102698370 gene encoding odorant receptor 131-2-like: MFFLTQLFWASDFYSEPILFIRYLGAADLPGLSKTETWLPLRNIWLLYWDYYFTFNDKIVSPEMNSTADPLDMTYKINSSAPVRDSLPIAFTKNFIAVLVWFIFSYISGCILLTFLRNQTFYEDPRYILFIHMVINDAAHLTLTMMLNLLSYIFYKINVSFCAVFMLLAVFTTSSTPLNLAGMAIERYIAVCHPLHHSQICTVRRTYILIGLIWVVGITSDITDLFVTLAMEPNSFFHSAVFCLRQNVFKDPSLTYKRQAFDILFFLFVFLTLVYTYLRVLFAARALSADKLGAKRARKTILLHGVQLLMCLLSYINPSVEFVLLMFVPGHISAIRYSTYLIIYILPRCLSPIIYGVRDEKFRRYLSRYIISGQCRVPAVREHQERRVTPGNTQ; encoded by the coding sequence atgttttttttgacaCAGCTGTTCTGGGCATCAGATTTCTACTCTGAACCCATTCTCTTCATAAGGTATTTAGGTGCTGCTGACCTTCCTGGGCTGTCAAAGACAGAAACCTGGCTTCCTCTGAGAAATATTTGGCTCTTATACTGGGATTATTACTTCACTTTTAATGATAAAATTGTTTCCCCAGAAATGAACTCCACAGCAGACCCATTAGACATGACCTACAAGATAAACTCGTCTGCCCCAGTCAGAGACTCTTTGCCCATCGCCTTCACTAAAAACTTCATTGCTGTGCTGGTATGGTTCATTTTCAGCTACATCAGTGGGTGTATTTTACTCACGTTCCTCAGAAACCAGACATTTTACGAGGATCCACGTTATATCCTGTTCATTCACATGGTCATCAATGATGCAGCACACCTGACTCTAACTATGATGTTGAATTTACTGAGTTACATTTTCTACAAGATCAATGTGTCCTTCTGCGCTGTTTTCATGCTGCTTGCTGTCTTCACCACGAGCAGCACCCCTCTGAACCTGGCAGGCATGGCCATCGAGCGCTACATCGCCGTCTGCCACCCCCTGCACCACTCCCAGATCTGCACTGTGCGCCGCACCTACATCCTCATTGGCCTCATCTGGGTGGTGGGCATAACCTCGGACATCACAGACCTCTTCGTCACCTTGGCAATGGAACCCAACAGCTTTTTCCACTCTGCTGTCTTCTGTCTCCGCCAGAATGTTTTCAAAGACCCAAGTCTGACCTATAAAAGACAAGCATTTGACATTCTGTTCTTTCTGTTTGTGTTCCTCACCCTGGTGTACACGTACCTGCGGGTGCTGTTTGCAGCCAGGGCGCTCTCTGCTGACAAGCTGGGTGCTAAACGGGCGAGAAAAACTATCCTGCTGCATGGGGTCCAGCTACTCATGTGTCTACTGTCCTACATCAACCCCTCCGTGGAATTTGTGTTGCTCATGTTTGTCCCGGGACACATCTCAGCAATCCGCTACAGCACCTACTTGATAATCTATATCCTGCCCAGGTGCCTGAGCCCCATTATTTACGGGGTGCGAGATGAGAAGTTCAGGAGATACCTGAGCAGGTATATCATCAGTGGTCAATGCAGGGTCCCAGCAGTGAGAGAGCACCAGGAGAGACGAGTCACACCTGGAAACACACAGTAG
- the matn4 gene encoding matrilin-4 isoform X1 — MKLLLLLALVAFLEARPQRPADSKCKTGPIDLVFIIDSSRSVRPFEFETMRKFMIDIIHTLEVGANATRVGVVQYSSQVQNVFSLKSFTRKADMVKAINEIIPLAQGTMTGLAIQYAMSVAFSPEEGARRGVPSVAVIVTDGRPQDRVAEVAAQARDRKIEIYAVGVARADMMSLRAMASPPLKDHVFLVESFDLIHQFGLQFQDKLCGVDLCTEMDHGCQHICVSSPGSYHCECRAGYTLNTDSKTCSAIDLCAGGKHNCEQICVSSPGSYTCRCRAGFYLNQDKMTCTMIDYCSFGNHSCQHECVSVLNGYFCRCNEGYTLLDDGKTCQLEDLCNTVEHGCEHRCVSAPGSYHCVCPEGQLLQEDGKSCSTCRSANIDLVMVIDGSKSVRPQNFELVKQFVNQVVDSLDVSAHGTRVGLVQYSSRVRTEFPLSQYKSAEDIKNAVLKVEYMEKGTMTGLALKHLVENSFSEAEGARPPSKGIPRVGLVFTDGRSQDDITEWAKKAKDAGITMYAVGVGKALEEELREIASEPVDKHFFYTTDFTAINQIAENLKLNICAEESQGEIEVKDPCACESLVEFQQSTLSTLEQLTQKLAGMTARLEDLENQLLSRK, encoded by the exons ATGAAGCTGCTTCTCCTCCTCGCCCTGGTTGCATTCCTGGAGGCCAGGCCACAGCGACCAG CAGACAGCAAATGCAAGACGGGGCCTATCGACTTGGTGTTCATCATCGACAGCTCGCGCAGCGTGCGGCCCTTTGAATTCGAGACCATGCGCAAATTCATGATTGACATCATCCACACGCTGGAGGTGGGCGCCAATGCCACCAGAGTGGGCGTGGTGCAGTACTCCAGCCAGGTGCAGAACGTCTTCTCGCTCAAGAGCTTCACGCGCAAGGCCGACATGGTGAAGGCCATCAACGAGATCATCCCACTGGCGCAGGGCACCATGACGGGGCTGGCCATCCAGTATGCCATGAGCGTCGCGTTCTCGCCTGAGGAGGGGGCACGGCGCGGCGTCCCCAGCGTGGCGGTGATCGTGACGGACGGGCGACCACAGGACCGGGTGGCAGAAGTGGCCGCCCAGGCGCGAGACCGAAAGATCGAGATCTATGCTGTGGGAGTGGCCAGAGCTGACATGATGTCTCTGCGCGCCATGGCCTCCCCGCCTCTGAAGGACCATGTCTTCCTGGTGGAGTCCTTCGACCTCATCCACCAGTTTGGCCTGCAGTTCCAGGACAAGCTCTGCG GTGTGGATTTGTGCACCGAGATGGACCACGGCTGTCAGCACATCTGTGTGAGCTCTCCTGGGTCGTACCACTGTGAATGCCGTGCAGGGTATACCCTGAATACTGACAGCAAGACCTGCTCAG CCATCGACCTGTGTGCAGGGGGCAAGCACAACTGTGAGCAGATCTGCGTCAGCTCTCCAGGGTCCTACACCTGCCGCTGCCGGGCTGGCTTCTACCTGAACCAGGACAAGATGACGTGCACAA TGATCGACTACTGTTCGTTTGGAAATCACAGCTGTCAGcatgagtgtgtcagtgtcctgaACGGCTACTTTTGTCGCTGTAATGAAGGATACACACTCCTGGATGATGGGAAGACCTGCCAGT TGGAGGACCTGTGTAACACCGTGGAGCACGGCTGTGAGCACCGCTGCGTCAGCGCCCCCGGCTCCTACCACTGTGTCTGCCCTGAGggccagctgctgcaggagGATGGGAAAAGCTGCAGCA CCTGCAGGAGCGCCAATATCGACCTGGTGATGGTCATCGATGGCTCGAAGAGCGTGCGCCCACAGAACTTCGAGCTGGTGAAGCAGTTTGTGAACCAGGTTGTGGATTCTCTGGACGTCTCGGCCCACGGCACACGGGTGGGGCTGGTCCAGTACTCAAGCCGAGTGCGTACCGAGTTTCCACTCAGCCAGTACAAGAGTGCTGAGGACATCAAGAATGCCGTGCTGAAGGTAGAGTACATGGAGAAGGGCACTATGACCGGGCTGGCGCTCAAACACCTGGTGGAGAACAGCTTCTCTGAAGCCGAGGGTGCTCGTCCACCCAGCAAGGGCATCCCCAGAGTCGGCCTGGTGTTCACCGATGGGCGATCCCAGGATGACATCACTGAGTGGGCTAAGAAGGCCAAGGATGCTG GCATCACCATGTACGCGGTGGGGGTGGGCAAAGCAttggaggaggagctgagggAAATTGCCTCCGAGCCGGTGGACAAGCACTTCTTCTACACCACTGACTTCACTGCCATCAACCAGATCGCGGAGAACCTCAAACTCAACATCTGCGCAG AGGAGAGCCAGGGCGAGATTGAGGTGAAGGACCCATGTGCCTGCGAGAGCTTGGTGGAGTTCCAGCAAAGCACCTTGAGCACCCTGGAGCAGCTGACACAGAA ACTGGCAGGGATGACGGCCCGGCTGGAAGATCTGGAGAACCAGCTGCTGTCCAGGAAGTGA
- the LOC102697768 gene encoding odorant receptor 131-2-like, translating into MLVPVCYALVIFACNTTLNTPLNLAVMCLERYIAICYPLRHSQICSLQRTYIAIGVIWFIGFIPPITDLFIVLAVEQTSFFSTSIYCLRETLLRLSYQFDKRLYLKILYFSVVWLVIVCTYLRIMFAARSASSSEKTSAKKARNTILLHGLQLLLAMLTFIAPFTDNFFLSLPPEMLLDLHYTRYFLVYIIPRTLSPVIYGLRDENFRKHLKGHLPCFQNPVAPSKASHNHSLGK; encoded by the coding sequence ATGCTTGTGCCTGTTTGCTATGCCTTGGTCATTTTCGCATGCAACACCACTCTGAACACTCCTTTAAACCTGGCTGTGATGTGTCTGGAGCGATACATCGCTATCTGCTACCCCCTGCGCCACTCCCAGATCTGCAGTCTGCAGAGGACCTACATCGCCATCGGAGTTATCTGGTTCATTGGTTTTATTCCCCCGATCACAGACCTCTTTATAGTCCTGGCAGTAGAGCAGACCAGTTTCTTCAGTACATCCATTTACTGCCTCCGTGAGACTTTATTGAGGCTTTCCTATCAATTTGACAAAAGACTGTATCTAAAGATCTTGTATTTTTCAGTGGTGTGGCTGGTCATAGTGTGCACCTATCTGCGGATCATGTTCGCAGCCAGGTCGGCCAGCTCCTCTGAGAAGACCTCTGCTAAAAAGGCCCGAAACACCATCCTGCTCCACGGGCTCCAGCTCCTGCTGGCCATGCTGACCTTCATCGCTCCCTTCACTGATAATTTCTTCTTAAGTCTGCCTCCAGAAATGCTCCTGGATCTTCACTATACTCGATATTTCTTAGTTTACATAATTCCCAGAACATTAAGCCCTGTTATCTATGGGCTGAGAGATGAGAACTTCAGGAAGCACCTGAAAGGTCACTTACCTTGCTTTCAAAACCCAGTAGCACCCAGTAAAGCGTCACATAATCACAGCTTGgggaaataa
- the LOC102698779 gene encoding odorant receptor 131-2-like codes for MKVMSQAWVSIVNADKSHNQAAQDSSVALIVRDTLETAVAKNTIIVLLCISINFINGTLVYVFFKNEILYQNSRYILFIHMVLNDMIQLTIAVLLHVFSYVFFTINVSFCCVMLLIAIFTTINTPLNLAGMAIERYIAICHPLRHSQICTVRRTYLLIALIWTLGAIQILPDLFVILATEPFAFFHSTVFCLRDTVFRHPVLLKKKTILHAVYLCFVWLTLVYTYFRILFAAKAARADARKARNTVLLHAAQLFMCMFTYIGPLLEGILFYIFPKHQLEVQFAIYLFVQVLPRFLSPIIYGIRDQTFKKYLQNYFCLCKICKFRQSSSS; via the exons ATGAAGGTGATGAGCCAGGCTTGGGTTTCCATTGTAAATGCTGATAAATCCCACAATCAGGCCGCTCAAGATTCATCTGTTGCTTTAATT GTTAGAGACACTCTTGAGACAGCAGTGGCAAAAAACACAATCATTGTCCTCCTGTGCATCTCCATCAACTTCATTAACGGGACTCTGGTGTACGTGTTCTTCAAGAATGAGATCCTCTACCAAAATTCCCGCTACATCCTCTTCATCCACATGGTTCTCAATGACATGATCCAATTGACCATTGCCGTACTCTTGCATGTGTTCAGCTATGTGTTTTTTACCATTAACGTCTCTTTCTGCTGCGTCATGTTGTTGATTGCCATCTTCACCACAATCAACACCCCTCTGAACCTGGCAGGCATGGCCATCGAGCGCTACATCGCCATCTGCCACCCCCTGCGCCACTCCCAGATCTGCACTGTGCGCCGCACCTACCTCCTCATTGCCCTCATCTGGACCCTGGGCGCCATTCAGATTCTGccagatctgtttgtgatccTGGCAACAGAACCTTTCGCTTTCTTCCACTCCACTGTTTTTTGTTTGCGGGACACGGTTTTCCGGCATCCAGTCCTACTGAAAAAGAAGACCATCTTGCACGCTGTGTACCTGTGTTTTGTCTGGCTCACCCTCGTGTACACGTATTTCAGGATCCTGTTCGCAGCCAAGGCTGCCAGAGCAGACGCTAGAAAGGCTCGCAACACCGTCCTGCTGCACGCCGCCCAGCTCTTTATGTGCATGTTCACTTACATAGGACCCCTGCTGGAGGGCATTCTCTTTTACATTTTCCCAAAGCACCAGTTAGAAGTGCAATTCGCTATTTATCTATTTGTTCAAGTGTTGCCCAGATTCTTGAGTCCCATTATCTATGGAATCAGAGAccagacttttaaaaaatatctacaAAATTACTTCTGTCTgtgtaaaatatgtaaatttaGACAATCCAGCTCTTCCTAA
- the LOC102698165 gene encoding odorant receptor 131-2-like, with translation MVINDAVQLTITIMLHVLSYISYKINVSFCAVFTLLAVFTTSSTPLNLAGMAIERYIAVCHPLRHSQICTVRRTYVLIVLIWVVCITPDITELFVTLATEPNSFFHSAVFCLRQNVFKDPSLTYKRQAFDILYFLFVFLTLVYTYLRVLFAARALSADKLGAKRARKTILLHGVQLLMCLLSYINPSVEFVLLMFVPGHISAIRYSTYLIIYILPRCLSPIIYGVRDEKFRRYLSRYIICGQCRVPAVREHQERGVTPGNTQ, from the coding sequence ATGGTCATCAACGATGCAGTGCAGCTGACTATCACCATTATGTTACACGTGCTGAGTTACATCTCCTATAAGATAAATGTGTCCTTCTGCGCTGTTTTTACGCTCCTTGCTGTCTTCACCACGAGCAGCACCCCTCTGAACCTGGCAGGCATGGCCATCGAGCGCTACATCGCCGTCTGCCACCCCCTGCGACACTCCCAGATCTGCACTGTGCGGCGCACCTACGTCCTCATTGTCCTCATCTGGGTGGTGTGCATCACTCCGGACATCACTGAACTCTTCGTCACCTTGGCAACGGAACCCAACAGCTTTTTCCACTCTGCTGTCTTCTGTCTCCGCCAGAATGTTTTCAAAGACCCAAGTCTGACCTATAAAAGACAAGCATTTGACATTCTGTACTTCCTGTTTGTGTTCCTCACCCTGGTGTACACGTACCTGCGGGTGCTGTTTGCAGCCAGGGCGCTCTCTGCTGACAAGCTGGGTGCTAAACGGGCGAGAAAAACTATCCTGCTGCATGGGGTCCAGCTACTCATGTGTCTGCTGTCCTACATCAACCCCTCCGTGGAATTTGTGTTGCTCATGTTTGTCCCGGGACACATCTCAGCAATCCGCTACAGCACCTACTTGATAATCTATATCCTGCCCAGGTGCCTGAGCCCCATTATTTACGGGGTGCGAGATGAGAAGTTCAGGAGATACCTGAGCAGGTATATCATCTGTGGTCAATGCAGGGTCCCAGCAGTGAGAGAGCACCAGGAGAGAGGAGTCACACCTGGAAACACACAGTAG
- the LOC102698574 gene encoding odorant receptor 131-2-like encodes MNSTTDPFDTTYKINSAAPVRDSFPIAFTKNFIAVLVWLILSYISGCVVVTFFRNQTFYEDPRYILFIHMIINDAVQLTVTIMLHVLSYIFYKINVSFCCVFILLAVFTTRSTPLNLAGMAIERYIAVCHPLRHSQICTVRRTYVLIVLIWVVCITPDITDLFVTLATEPNSFFHSAVFCLRQNVFKDPSLTYKRQAFDILYFLFVFLTLVYTYLRVLFAAKALSADKLGAKRARKTILLHGAQLLMCLLSYINPSIEIVLLMIFPGHILAIRYSTFLIVYILPRFLSPIIYGVRDEKFRRYLSRYIICGQCRVPAVKEHQERRVTPGNTQ; translated from the coding sequence ATGAACTCCACAACAGACCCATTTGACACGACGTACAAGATAAACTCGGCTGCCCCAGTTAGAGACTCTTTTCCCATCGCCTTTACTAAAAACTTCATTGCTGTGCTGGTATGGCTCATTCTCAGCTACATCAGTGGGTGTGTTGTAGTCACGTTCTTCAGAAACCAGACGTTTTACGAGGATCCGCGTTATATCCTGTTCATTCACATGATCATCAACGATGCAGTGCAGCTGACTGTTACCATCATGCTACATGTGCTGAGTTACATCTTCTACAAGATCAATGTGTCATTTTGCTGCGTTTTCATCCTACTTGCTGTCTTCACTACGAGAAGCACCCCTCTGAACCTGGCAGGCATGGCCATCGAGCGTTACATCGCCGTCTGCCACCCCCTGCGACACTCCCAGATCTGCACTGTGCGCCGCACCTACGTCCTCATTGTCCTCATCTGGGTGGTGTGCATCACCCCGGACATCACAGACCTCTTCGTCACCTTGGCAACGGAACCCAACAGCTTTTTCCACTCTGCTGTCTTCTGTCTCCGCCAGAATGTTTTCAAAGACCCAAGTCTGACCTATAAAAGACAAGCATTTGACATTCTGTACTTCCTGTTTGTGTTCCTCACCCTGGTGTACACGTACCTGCGGGTGCTGTTTGCAGCCAAGGCGCTCTCTGCTGACAAGCTGGGTGCTAAACGGGCGAGAAAAACTATCCTGCTGCACGGGGCCCAGCTGCTCATGTGTCTGCTGTCCTACATCAACCCCTCCATAGAGATTGTGTTGCTTATGATCTTCCCAGGACACATTTTAGCAATCCGCTACAGCACCTTCTTAATTGTCTACATTCTCCCAAGGTTCTTAAGCCCCATTATTTACGGGGTGCGAGATGAGAAGTTCAGGAGATACCTGAGCAGGTATATCATCTGTGGTCAATGCAGGGTCCCAGCAGTGAAAGAGCACCAGGAGAGACGAGTCACACCTGGAAACACACAGTAG
- the LOC102697969 gene encoding odorant receptor 131-2-like has translation MNSTLSPLDSSFISQAPVKDTFAAALVKNVVAVLVWLTLSLTNGTMVHTFLRHPLFSEDPRYILFISMVVNDAIQLTLLTALYVVSYVFYKVQASGCCVLVMCAVLTTRNTPLILAGMAIERYVAICHALHYQHICTLRRTLLLLGLVLLLGAAPPLSDLLITLAVERPDFFLSWIFCDHSLLFRDPRIYYKNCAFDATYFSFVFLTLVYTYVRIVLAARAASTDRASARKARNTVLLHGLQLLLCMLTFVMPSMQAFLLLLFPGKILEIRYVNFLLVYIIPRFLSPMIYGFRDERFRKYWSRCFTCSIGKIKTENKRSHQ, from the coding sequence ATGAACTCCACGCTCAGCCCCCTTGACTCCTCCTTTATCTCCCAAGCGCCCGTGAAGGACACGTTCGCAGCCGCGCTGGTAAAGAACGTGGTCGCGGTGCTGGTGTGGCTGACCCTGAGCCTGACGAACGGCACCATGGTGCACACCTTCCTGAGGCACCCCCTCTTCTCCGAAGACCCCCGCTACATCCTCTTCATCTCCATGGTCGTCAATGACGCCATTCAGCTGACGCTGCTGACCGCGCTGTACGTCGTCAGTTACGTCTTCTACAAAGTCCAGGCATCCGGCTGCTGCGTCCTGGTCATGTGCGCCGTGCTGACCACCAGGAACACCCCACTGATCCTGGCTGGCATGGCCATCGAGCGCTACGTCGCCATCTGCCACGCGCTGCACTACCAGCACATCTGCACCCTCCGCCGGACGCTCCTCCTGCTGGGACTCGTGCTGCTGCTCGGGGCTGCGCCGCCACTCTCCGACCTGCTCATCACCCTGGCGGTGGAGCGGCCCGACTTCTTCCTCTCCTGGATCTTCTGCGACCACTCCCTGCTCTTCAGGGACCCGCGCATATATTACAAAAACTGTGCCTTCGACGCCACCTACTTCTCCTTCGTGTTCCTCACCCTGGTGTACACGTATGTCAGGATCGTGCTGGCGGCCAGGGCTGCCTCCACAGACCGGGCGTCGGCGAGGAAGGCCCGGAACACCGTCCTGCTGCACGGCCTGCAGCTCCTGCTCTGCATGCTCACCTTCGTCATGCCCTCCATGCAGGCATTCCTGCTGCTGCTTTTCCCTGGAAAGATCCTGGAAATTCGCTATGTCAACTTCCTGCTGGTGTACATCATTCCCAGGTTTCTGAGCCCCATGATCTACGGGTTTAGGGACGAACGGTTCAGGAAATACTGGAGCAGGTGCTTCACCTGCAGCATCGGGAAGATAAAGACAGAGAACAAACGTTCTCATCAATGA